The DNA segment TTAGCAAGACGTTGCCGGTactattatacagtatattgtaTGATATATATCTATTTACACGCTGATCAATGACACGCCtttgaaacatattttgtacgaattttatttgcaaagaaaatataatgaaaaataaaagcgCCTTAAAAtgcaaagtaaaacaaattttagaaaccatgaaatcaaaatttacaaataccACTCCCAACGCTGCGTACGAGAAATGTAAGAAATGCGGTAGCCCACTATTTTACCAATGCTAAAAATTTCCATTGGAAATTTCTGTAGCATATAAAAATCTTGACAAACAAAAAGGTAAcgtataaaataaataaaacctaATTTAGGAAGACGTAAATTATAATTAGCAGCTGGAAAAACTGGACTTTCCATCTTTTAACCACAGTTTGGATTTTGTCAACAAAGATTGGGTTAAGTGGGACTTCGTTCGCTTCAATGGCGGaacaaagtttgtttgaatGACGAGAGAAGAAGAGCGCTTCCTCTGACACGTGTTGAGGTTGGTTTGCAAGACAGTATCCGAGTAGTGTTGCAGCTCGGAGTGTATTTGTTGCTGGAATCCTGATGTTTCATCGTGAGCGGTGACCAGGGATTCGGTGTTAAAATTTTCCGAGTTTACTTTCGGCAAAGCAATACCATCCAACATCGGAAGAATAACATCCGGAACGGGATCCTCTTTGATCCCCCTTCTGGTACAACGTCGAGATCTGTTTCGACCTCCTCGGTACGCGGTCGAATTCCGACTCTTCTCTCCTTGTGTCGTGGACTCCAGAGACATAACGTGGCACAAGCGGCGGTTGTTATTACAGTGAGGATTACATTCGATAAAAGACTGACGGTTGACTGTAACCTCGCGTTCGCAACAACACCTCGAGTAGAACCATGGGAAGAACATCACTCTCCACCTCCGGAAGGTCATGATGATGCAAAGCAAATTGACGAGGAGATTTACGTCGTACATCGCAAGAGGAGCAAAAATCGCGTCCGGGAAGTTGACGTAGATCGTCTTCAGAAGGAGAGCGATTGCAACATCGGTCAGGATGCACACTCCAGCAAGGACAAATGATCTTCGGATGAGAGTGATGAGAGCAATGCTTCCACTTCTCATGTGCTGGGACCTCATTGCTCGGAGTTTGTTATCCATAATCGGGTACAGAAATAACGCCAAGAACGACAACTGTGAACACGATCATATTTTGTAATGAAGAAGATGTTATAGTGAAGCTGATTTAGTTATCACGTGGACAGGTTAAAGTGTATAACAGTCTATACATGAAGCAcaagtttttgaaacaaaacttctCACCTGAATTCCTCCCGCCAACAATCCAGCCATAGTGTTTACTTTTACACCTTGAAAGTGTTGATTTGTGTCTTGGTAGTTGCTGGCATTTTTACACACTCTCCCGGTTGCACTATTTTCAGGATCGACCACAAATAGAACCATGCAGAGTATGGTGACGGATATGAAGCATACCAGGGCTGCCCAACTGAGAAAACGAACTGTTTTACCGTACAGATGCTTCAATGCACGATTGGAATAGAAAATCCGCTGCCAAAAGATAAATTAGCATGGTTATTACTCCACgttcataaaaaattaatgatcCAATTTTGCGTGTGTAGAGGATTTGACCATGAGCCGTAATTAGACGCGTTTAGAATGATGAATGATCGAATGATTAaaaatttacctgccgaaccCACAGAAAGAGATATACCGGGTGCATGGCAATAAAGTAGAGAGCAATGCTCAGATTGAGCAAAGTGGAGCAGCGCGTGTCAGAATTCCACCAGGTTAACAGAAGGGCCTGGTTGTTAGCAAACCGGCATAAAGCTGCAACAATGCCGATCATACAAAGGTTCTCCAACCATTCCCCACCTTTTCTATGCCTCGCTGAAAGACAGATAGGTccat comes from the Clavelina lepadiformis chromosome 5, kaClaLepa1.1, whole genome shotgun sequence genome and includes:
- the LOC143460542 gene encoding uncharacterized protein LOC143460542, with amino-acid sequence MGNITTPPPFLGDIAWVTCEAIHLICILIALYVLYALLHYRAIKINNKKGSARHRKGGEWLENLCMIGIVAALCRFANNQALLLTWWNSDTRCSTLLNLSIALYFIAMHPVYLFLWVRQRIFYSNRALKHLYGKTVRFLSWAALVCFISVTILCMVLFVVDPENSATGRVCKNASNYQDTNQHFQGVKVNTMAGLLAGGIQLSFLALFLYPIMDNKLRAMRSQHMRSGSIALITLIRRSFVLAGVCILTDVAIALLLKTIYVNFPDAIFAPLAMYDVNLLVNLLCIIMTFRRWRVMFFPWFYSRCCCEREVTVNRQSFIECNPHCNNNRRLCHVMSLESTTQGEKSRNSTAYRGGRNRSRRCTRRGIKEDPVPDVILPMLDGIALPKVNSENFNTESLVTAHDETSGFQQQIHSELQHYSDTVLQTNLNTCQRKRSSSLVIQTNFVPPLKRTKSHLTQSLLTKSKLWLKDGKSSFSSC